Part of the Diceros bicornis minor isolate mBicDic1 chromosome 17, mDicBic1.mat.cur, whole genome shotgun sequence genome is shown below.
GTGTTCAAAATGTGCTGCACGCCCTGATTCCCCACACCTTTGTTCATGCCGGCTTTCCTCTGGTTCTGCTTCCCTTATGCTAAGGTCTAGGAATTTATATGTAGCAAGCGGCATATACAACTGCAGCAAATATGAAGGAAGAGAATTGTTACTATGAATTGAATTTGTGGAGAAAAATCTGTTCTGCAAAGTATAACGGGATACAAATAAGTATTAGAATGCTTGTCAGTTCTCCTCAGTAAAGCAAAATAGGTATTTAAGTTCTGTAAAATTATTTATTGCATTTCTTTGACTCCTGGTGAATTCTAGCTCTTGCCATTACCATCTTTGATTTACTGAAATATACTTGTTAAGATTCAAGAGAAGTTATACTTCCTGAGGTCTCCCAGATCATCAGGCTACAATTTATATGATGTTGCTCTAATCTCTTATATTGTTTAGTGTCTGAGTTTGTTCTCTACTTGTGTATTGGCttgaatttttttccctctaagtGCCTTCTATGTATAACCTCTTGAATATAGTACTGTactttggattcctttttttaaGATTTGTGCTCCTGCTCATATATAAGTATAATTGAGATAATTTGAATacaataaaattcatccttttaaagtgtgtaattcactgatttttagtatattcgcgAAGTTGTGTAACCATCGCCACAgtgtaattccagaacatttacCCCAGAAAGAAACTCGTTTCTTAGCAGTCACTCCTGTCCTGCTCTCTTCCCAGCCgttggcaaccactagtctactttcttctctctctatggatttgcctgttctggacatttcaattTACTCCGTTACAACAAGGTATATAGAGTGCTTTGATATAAACTCAATAATCTCATTTTAAATAGAAAGCCGTCATTTACATCTAGTGGCTTCTTGCATagggagctttttttttttttttataatttttatttatttatttttttcccccaaagccccagtagatagttgtatgtcatagctgcacatccttctagttgctgtatgtgggacgcggcctcagcgtggccggagaagcagtgtatcggtgcacgcccgggatccgaacctggttcgccagcagtggagcgcgtgcacttaaccgctaagccacggggctggcccgcatAGGTAGCTTTTAATGAGAGATAGTTTGTTGAAGGATTGGTTTTCAGAAGTGGACTGATCAATGGATAGAAGAGGGGAGGATATTTTAAGTAGAGGAAAAAGCGTAAGCAAGAAGTGATGAAGTTGAAGTAAGCAAAGAACTTTGTTTGAGACAGTTCTTTTTTAGATCTACGTtgatctagaaataaaaaataaatgatttattttctctccaTCCAGTCTGTGGCTCCAGCGGCCTTATTTCTTGCAGCTAAAGTAGAGGAGCAGCCAAAAAAATTGGAACACGTCATCAAAGTAGCACATGCTTGTCTCCATCCACAGGAATCACTTCCTGATACTAGGAGTGAGGTAGGGGATTAACTAAACAAATCTGTTTTTCTTAAATCATAACTTAGTTTTGTAACTTTGATTTACTGAAGTCTATTGGGGGCTGTTAAAGGAACTTTTTAATGTTTGTGTTTTCCTTAATAAAAACATAGAAATTTTATGGCAAAAGTTAATTGTATTCactgtagagaaattggaaaatgcagaaaaacgAAGAAAATATATCACCTAGATATAATTTGGACCACAGATACATAAGTCAACCATTATTATTTCCAGCTTCTTTTCTATGAATggctatacatgtatatattttgtacctgtttttttcctcttactaTATCCCAAATATTTTCCCATCTTACTAATTGTCCACTTTAAATGTTAAGATAGTGTTTCATCGTATATACCTATgtatattttaaccattttctgTTAAGGAGATAATTTCCAGCTTTTCACCACTATAATATCATTATGAGGACATTCTTTCAGATAAATTTTTGTTAATgggtagttttaaaaaatgagtcctgtcagtggtgtttttttttttaaacttgtaaaGAAATTACAAAAGTTATATACGCTCATGATAAAAGTATCCAAACATTTAAGAATCATTTAAAGTAAAAGTTAAAGCttatctcccctcctcctcctaggAGGATACTGCTGATTACAGTTCCAGTAGATATTCTTCCAGACCTTTATCATATGCATGGAcatgtagctttttttttcttccatccttccttGACTTCTTGAAAGGAGGGAAACTCTCTCTTGGCTTAGAAGTCCCCAAGTGATTGGGGAGTGCTGAGTAGTGAGAAATTGAGAAGTCTGACATTTATAAGTGCTTGGAAAAAATTTATGGATTTTGGTTACTTGATTATTTAAGTCTCATACAATGGATGCATGAGTCATCTTTTGTCAAGTAGATAAATGGAATTGTGTATTCTTGTGATCATATTGGACAAAGTGTTCTTTTTTGGGGgagagtttgttgttgttttgataatagcccCTAGTTATATGCATTAAGTGTTTGTGTAGCAGTGTCTTGActtccttcattttctctttggGCTATACCAGTAGCTCTTGTTGGAAAAACAAGTTATTGCTCTGGACTTTCATTTAGGTTTGAGACTACTAAATGCCATTGGTCCATTGAATTGaccaaataaaacaattttattttaatgaaatgaaacaaaaaataatccctgcttttttttttcttctgtaaaatatatttatacaactTCTCATCTGAGTCTCTATTCCTTATGAGGTGACTAGGGGAAGATATTTTCTTCGCTATGTGGAAAGGAGATCTAGCGTAGTTTAAGTCCTTATGGGACTTATTCAAGATCATAAAGTTAAGTGGAAAGTTAACTACAACATAAGTCTCTTAACTCCTGGCCCAAGTCGCATTCTTCTAGAGTTCTAGACCAGTGCTGACCAGTGGAAATAAGAGGAGTCgcatgtgtaatttaaaatttttacctttatttatttatttatttatttatttatttttaatttatttttaatttattttttatttatttggaagatcagccctgagcaaacatccatgctaagcctcctctttttgctgaggaagaccggctctgagctaacatctattgccaatcctcctgcttttttttcccccaaagccccagtagatagttgtacatcatagttgcacatccttctagttgctgtgtgtgggacgcggcctcagcatggctggagaagcagtgtgtcggtgcgtgcttgggatccgaacccgggccgccagtagcggagcgcgtgcacttaaccgctaagccacggggctggcctccaaaatttttaccttttcattgaacttcatttaaaataaaagtgaaattaattttaataatatattttgtattatgaTAATGTATTTTTTAGCCTCTAATATTATGATTTCAGCATATGAttaatattaaaacattattaatgagatagtttacattattattattttaactaagtcttcaaaatccagtgtgtattctACATTCATAGCGCATTTCAGTTtagactagctacatttcaagtgctcagtaggcATATGTGGATACTGGCTATAGTGTTGGCCATTACAAATccgagagatttttttttttgttcccttttccttTGAACTCTTCCATGAATTTTCAGAAATCTAACATTACCCCAAAGGGGAAAGTTTAACAGGAGTCAAATGTTTGAGATTGCCTGCAGTACTGTAGGAAGGCTCTGCAAATATATTTTGATCATAGTGGaaaaagatgtatttttaattttcttgtgtcTACATTGCATAAACTTTAAAACCTAAAATGTCAGTCTGAAAATGAACCAAGTGTCATGTGCTTTTTCTGTAGCCATTTAAGAAGAAAGTGTTCTTTCTCAgtatactgcttttttttttcttttaaaaggagaATCTGTACTGAATAGGGATAAGAATTAATTTCACTTCCTACCCTACCTCATAACTCCACCCCTGTCTTTTGTGGCTTTGGTTTCCCTGGGAGGGGTTGTTAGAATTGCTTACACTTTATAGATTGTGCTTTTTTGGGGAATAATTTATGTGTCTTCTTACCTGCAGGCTTACCTGCAACAAGTTCAAGATCTGGTGATATTAGAAAGCATTATTCTGCAGACTTTAGGtaagtttattttcctttaaaacattaaagaaatGTGTATGTAATGCATGTAatgatatgattttaaaatttgcaaagtaggaaataggaagaaaatcTCTTGGGAAGGTTTTTGCAAATTATAGAGGTTGTAGAGGTCAGCGTTTAACCCTGGTCTTCTACCGTAGAAAGAATGCAGGCACAGCTGACCTTTGAAATAGCAGTtagcagctttttttttcttttcattctatgATTCATGATTTGCTCTTTAAGGTTTGGCAGTTTTTAACTTTCTGATAAATAACGGCAGAAACTATCTAAAGGATTTTTTCCTTTCATGGGTTTTTATAGTCTGTTTGTTCTTACATTTAGATAAcagcatttgtttttaaaattagtagTCAGTGTTCAGAACAGCAGAGTGAAAGTGGAGGAATTCAAGCTATAGCGGGTGATGGGCAACCCTAATGATGTTCTCTTAgtatctattattatttttatcagagAGACTGCCTTTAAAAGCTTAGCAAGTatggaaaataaagttttttttctagttcttttgaactatcatttttctcttgtctgagtagggGAGGATTTCTTGAGTTATGTGGGAAAGTTACTGGTACAGGTATATTTTATtgcatatgtgtacacacacagtgAGTTCTTGGAAGTTTATCTCTGAAGTTAATTTCTGCTAATTaactttttactttaaataaattatcttcAAGGTAACCATATTTTAGGTGACAATGATATTTTTCTGatggaataaatttttattaatattttaacatgGAAACCAGTAAGATCTAATTTGCAAGAATCAATTATCCTTTTAGAATAATTTACGTCATGAAAATTTCTCAATAGAATTTCTTTACTTTTATctggaaaattttatttacacATGCAAAAAGAGAACCTCAAAAATTTTTATAGATAGACTGATCCTTCTTAAGTAATTTTGGTAAAGACCATTTGGAGTTGGATAAAATGATCGGTACCTATTGTAATTGAGATGATGAGAAGGAACAAAACTGAGGTAAGAGgggaatagattttaaaatgttttctcaagGTTAAACTTCAGAAGATAATCATCACTTGAGTGACTGCTTCTTCCAACTGTATATTATATTCTGTTGTCCGTAAAAAAGTGTTTTGTGTTTGGAGGTGATTGGTTCTTCAGGGGTCTTGAAACTGCATTAACTTTATTATCTTAGAGGTACCTTCTAGCTCAAAATATAAGCAGCTTTGGAGATAATGTGTCTTAGAAAAGAGCATGCTGCATACTTTGTGTGACTCTTAGCCTCTGAACAGCAGTTTTGGGACAGGAAAATGAGAGAGGCCTTTAGTGATGACTCAGATAAAAGACATATAAAATGTCTCTAGTATCTTTAGTTTTTTaactagttatttttttttaggcTTTGAACTAACAATTGATCACCCACATACACATGTGGTAAAGTGCACTCAGCTTGTTCGAGGTAAGGAATCTCAGCTTGAGACGGTTGTCTTAAATTGTTTTACCATTTAAAGGCTAAGATTTGCTGTAGATAAATGCATAACATAGCTGCTTTGGCCAAAGTTAAATTGAAAGAGCTTCCTGGCTTAAATCAAAATGAGTGGTTCTGACTTGAGGTTTTTCTGTTGGGCTcttataaattaatgttttcagTTGATTGCCAGTTAAAGAGAGTTAGCTTCTTGAGGATGTTTgtcaaaactggaaaagtcaccaAATCATAAATAGCTACCAGCAATTTTAAGGATGTCTTGGGAGTGGGTGATCTTACTCTGATTCTAGGGTTACTTGTCCCAGATGTTCTTAAAGGCCACCCAGAGGATCATCCAGAATTTATTTGAACTTATTTCCGTGATTGACAATCCCTTGGCAAGACTTTGTATTTATTCTAATTTAACTTTAGTAGCTATAGTTGCATGCAACCTAGTTCCTCTTATTTAGTTTAAATAGTAATGTCAAGaatatctagggccggccctgtggtttagtggttaagtgcacgcactccgctgctggcggcccaggttcggatcccgggcgcgcaccaatgcaccgcttctccggccatgctgaggccgcgtcccacatgcagcaactaggatgtgcatctatgacatacaactatctactgggactttgggggaaaaaaaaaaaaaaaagaatatctgcaCATCGTCGTGCATTTATGTGCCTTTTATAGTTTTGTGGACTAAACTGATGATTGGCCTTATTTTGTATTTCGCTAATGTGTGTTTCAACTGAAAATCCCCGGAGGTTTCCTGgagttttttatattttgaaagcgTTAAAAGGTTTACATTGAGCAACGATAGGGTTAAACAGAGATGGATATATATGAATGTTTAATCTAAGGAAGATTAAAATTTGCTTTGTCACCGAGAGCAGTTTTTTTTGGAAGGAggaatgtggtttttttttttccttcactgtaatatattaaataatttatttgatgATTTGGGGATTAAATCACAGGCTACTCAATTTaaaactcttaatttttttttttttttttttttaccaaaaatcGTTTTTCCCAACTGTATCAAGGTCTGCTGGATCTGGTCTTGCCTCTAAATTAGTTCATTTCCTAGTGCAGTATTTCTCAGTGAACCCTtgcatcagaatctctgggtTACTTGTTAAAAGTGCTTCCATCCTTCTCCAAACATATTGAGTCAAATTCTAGGGAGGACGCCCGGAAATTGTGTTTTAAACAAGTCGCCCAGATACTTGGTGTGCAGAATAAAGCTTGAGTCCCTATGTCTGGAAGCAgcattaattattataattaaaaattgcTAATCTGTTTCCTTTGGTAGAATGTAAACATCAGGTGGTCAAGGACCACGTCTGCCTCATTCACCACTATAGTCTCtactttgcaaatattaaatGCTTACTAAATAATTGTTGAGAATGAATGGAACTAATaacatttccccctccccccccccccactttttttttttttttagcaagcaAGGACTTAGCACAGACTTCTTACTTCATGGCAACCAACaggtttatattttaatatttttcccttctgtttttGGGATAGAACTTTACTTGGGTTGGAATTGTCACTTTTTGAGGGGTATATGGAAAGTTGTCAGGTCTGGCATCTAGTAAACTAGAACCCAGAGACCCAGGCATGGATCTTTGATACAGCGTATTATAGGTAATTCTCTGGTAAATGTTGATTTTTCTGTACAGTTTTCATGTTGTACCTTAAATTTCCATGGTGCTTTTTTAATTTGCTAAGTTGATGTAATTATATAGTACTGATTGTTTGATAGCCTGCTTAATTCTGCATATGTTAACTTGGCTTAAAAATATCCAAGAGCATAGTTCTGAAAGTTTGGGTAAACTTAAGGTTCATTGATAGTGACTAAAAATCTAATTTGGAGGATGCTGCAAtaattatgatattttaaaagactcccttttcttccccctcTCCCAGATAAATAGGCATGTATATGTGGAAAGAGTTGTAatactatttctttcttcttccctttttaaagaaaaaaattattagtacATAACTTGTATTACCAAATGATTTGCTCATTCTCATTTCCAATCTGTTGGTTGTTCATGGAAAGCAAAGGTACTCCTAATGACTGTCAGGATGAAGAAGTTCATTTTTATAGCCTGataagagaaaatttttaaataaaccatCACTCAAGCATATTCACACTTGAAAGAGTGATTGTCTGTTAGTTATTTTAAATAGACCAGACCTGTGATTGGCAAGAGACGAGATAATTTTTAGGGTATTTCCTTAAGTATTTGATTTAGGGATTATACATATCAAAAATCCTACAATTTTCCTTAAGTTTTGAACTTATTCTCAGGATAATTgatctttgttttaaaaactgaGTACTcagactgttttatttttattttttggtttttttttttggtcctttgTCAGTGTGTGGATTGAATGATATGTAGtcaaaaaatttagaaatgttGTTACCGAGCAGGTGGGTTAATGGAAAAGCATGTTGAGTGCTGGACCAGAGCACTGGATATTTCTTGCCCTTCTTGCTCTCCagtgtttttttaaactttttttttaattaatggagAGTTTTAACTTGGGTTCAGAATTGAGAGCTCATGACACTCTCTTGTTTCCTTCCCTTTGATGTCAGCCTGCATTTGACCACATTTAGCCTGCAGTACACACCTCCTGTGGTGGCCTGTGTCTGCATTCATCTGGCTTGCAAGTGGTCCAACTGGGAGATCCCAGTCTCAACTGATGGGAAGCACTGGTGGGAGTATGTTGACGCCACTGTGACCCTGGAACTTTTAGATGGTAAGTTTTAGAGTAAGGGACCTTGAAAAGCACTTGCTCTTGATCTGTCACATATCTGGCCAAAGGTGACATGATTCAGATGAAAATAGTTAGTTGAGGTTATTCTTGTTTCATTACTTTTGCCTCTCTGAGTTTTTCTTAAATGTTCTATTTCATTTGTAGAACTGACACATGAATTTCTGCAGATTCTGGAGAAAACCCCCAACAGGCTCAAACGAATTCGGAATTGGAGGGTAAGAATTATTACTGTCAGCTTGTGGAACAAATCATTTTCTTCGTTGACTGTGCTGGTGAATACACTAGAATTGGATATGCACCCTAGGTTTGGAATTTCTCTTTTTGTAGTTATGCAATAATCCTGACTTCAACTTCATAACTTGGATACTGGCCCAGAAGTCAAGGCCTGTAGGTGATAGCAggatttgttttgtgttttgcaaCTCTTGTGATATAAACCATTTGGTCAGCAACTTTGGTTGAGTATTTTCTGTGTGGAGACTGTTAAGGAAAAAATGTGGCTTCTTTGAGTCACAGAGTGTTGGCTTCTGGTAGAGGAAAGATACAGTTACAGGGTTAGAGCTGGTATCATAATTTTGCTTTTGACATTACCCGCTTTTTTAAATGgacttaagaattttatttttatatagattgCAGTTTAAGGTtgtatttcacatatttttcaaACTCTTAATTATGAATAATGgaatcattccttttttttttcagtgtcactttgtttaaaaatgttccctcgggctggccccgtggcttagcggttaagtgctcgcgctctgctactggcagcctgggttcggatcccaggcgcgcaccgacgcaccgcttgtctggccatgctgaggctgcgtcccacatacagcaactagagggatgtgcagctatgacatgcagctacctattggggctttggggaaaaaaaaaaggaggaggattggcaatagatgttagttcagagctggtcttcctcagcaaaaagaggaggattagcacggatgtcagttcagggctgatcttcctcacacacacaaaaaaaatgttccCTGCATTTCTCAGGTATCCAGACTGATAAGCTTAATTTCATTCCCCTGAGTTGAGTTGCAGACAATTACCTAGGGTTCAAAGGAGACTTGAGAGCACATCGGTCATCTTTTACTTTCGTATAAAATCTTACCAAAATTTCTAGGGTTTGCTTTTGGACCAGCTGCAATCATAAGCAGTTATAAGGCGTAGAAGTTCATGAATGAATTTTAGATATgcacaacttcattttttttattgccttCTATCATTGGTATAGAgtactgtgactttttttttttttaatcatagaaCACttaagcaaatttttaagtatgcaGTGCTACACT
Proteins encoded:
- the CCNT1 gene encoding cyclin-T1 isoform X2, whose translation is MEGERKNNNKRWYFTREQLENSPSRRFGLDPDKELSYRQQAANLLQDMGQRLNVSQLTINTAIVYMHRFYMIQSFTQFHRNSVAPAALFLAAKVEEQPKKLEHVIKVAHACLHPQESLPDTRSEAYLQQVQDLVILESIILQTLGFELTIDHPHTHVVKCTQLVRASKDLAQTSYFMATNRTDT